Within Styela clava chromosome 8, kaStyClav1.hap1.2, whole genome shotgun sequence, the genomic segment AGAGATCAGAGATAGCTTTCGAATGGTACCATTAGATTGAATTTATGATccaccagtaaaattgtatgagcatttttattcaatgttctccaatCCGTCACATGTCCTCTGCGCCAACTTGACGTGGACAACGACGTTCCTTAATTACTTCATTACGCAGAAAAGTGACCGGTTACGCAGCGACTTCACGCAATTACGTTGCCACGTAGCAGCTCTGCGTTCCTTATACATATCGCTTTCCGTCGcaactttgtaacgtcattaaCCTGAGGTCATACGTTCAAAGCGGGAAttatttgaactggtattatgatgtctgttcacaccatgccgaaCTTTTAAATCCTACGTTTCACTCTAATCATTCCAGATGCTGATGAAATGCTCAAATTTTCTCGGGAAAAATTTGCTTGATTCAACGAGCTGCTCCAACAGTTGcttcaaaaattatagaatgtaaacgGTCTCATGGCTAGTACATTGTGCGGCCTTCTGAATTTCACCAAAGCGTACAAGTTGTACGTTATAGCGGGCAAAATTTCAAGACCAGTCGCCGCTACTGGTTTTAAAGTTCTTATCAACTTATCGGCAGgatatttcaattcatttgaatcggaaaatgtaaaatatttaccagGTGATCTAGCGACGCCATCAGGTCTTCCACGTTATCGttgataaaatttgtttgtaattttaatgatatctaacagtgaaaaattagccttgatgtttccggcggaaccctATAAACACGCGGGGttcaaattttttggtttgGCCATTTAGCTACGCCCCATAATCAGATAACAAATGAATATGtcattacttttgtttttaGGAATCATTATCTATGTTCAATCGAGATTCGTTCGAATATATACCTTTTAACCACTACCGATGCATATGATACTGGCACAATCGGAACTCCAACTGTGAAAAGTGTTTGAGCGGATACGTAAAGGGGCATTGTTaggtcactttttgcatcttgctgattggccaatctcacggagtaaacaaggaagtcgatgctcggggaaacatatacatatatataagaatttGGGATAAAACAAGTGAGAATTTATATTTAAGTCATTACAACGTAACTTTGGCAATACTTTGCAATGGCTCTAAATTCTTTCAATAATATTGGACTTTATAAAATGTTTATGATAATTATGCACGAGGCAAGAGGTCCGTTATGGCATATCGTTATAGGTAAAATTTTCCATCCATTGTACTGGTCCTGCTGGGTACTGTATTTGGGTAAGCAGGTAGGCTACTGTTTATATTAGGAGAAATATTCGGTTAGCCTATGCGCGAAATTTCGGATATTTGGCGTAATTTGCGCATGAGTGAGTCAtcagtttgctatatttttaAGCTTACGGAAAAGGATTTtcgtttaaatttatttgcgtatttgaaatggttttgttggttgaaataaCTGAAAAGATATACTAGGGCATTAGGATATAGTAGGGGGTCGTGGCATCTGCCAATCATCTCTGCGTCGGTACCATGGGTTATCAAAGTGCAGTAGGGGCAGAGTAATTCTGCTGTTCTGTAATTGCATTTATTGGATGGTAATTACAGGTTTTTACCAGGATTATAGCACAAAAGTAAGAATTCAGATACTTCTAAGTATGGGcgatatagaataccgaatacGGAGGATTTGAATCCCTAGGTTTCCGCCTCTTTGGCGCcctgcgtcaatttttgtatttcggatttataatttattaatcaggGACGAGCGTTATTCTCTTGCGACGAAATCTGTCTGGCGTGATTATACTTGTGCCCGCAAACACGTCTGCAGCAGATATTAGACACCGTAATCCCAACTTGAACATTCATAACGCGAAGGcggcgttattgcaccattttatttaatatcattGGTGTCGACTGCCATCTTACAGGCGATTTTCCGATTGCAGCAATCTTAATTTTTTGGAATAgtgaaacattctttattttatcTTAAATGACCTCTCGAGTTCTCCCGGGAAATGATGAGTACCCGACGTTAAAAgataaaacattatttgtgattaatttagatcaaatttcaCTATACGAAGTTATACCGCAAAACAATGCGCTTTGTCACATTTATTTTGCGCTCCCAATAAAATAGGTATACCCtaaatgctcgttttaacgcccggtcttgattaagggcccgtttgaatagccgcccgtgtgaacaggacataaaaataaataggggccgctgcttgaatacccgcacggatttgtacctgcggtgcgtagaaaaattcaaaattttcattattctcgattaaatcatacttgagaactggaaatgacaatatacgatattaattattgtaacgatcgatcttatctaccggtatttttgtgtgtaactttactttaaaaataacaagcgcccctgcttcaataagggccggtttgaataagggcccggttagtgagtatgtttaaaaaaataagcgcccgagcaaatacggtatctTGGATTTCGAGTCACTGATGAATCCGTTCCTATCGCCCAAGCGCGACACACGCCTGGTCGAGTGGTATTTTAGtcacgataaattaaaaaagttgcGATGAtaactggaaattcaaatttggtaacataaatgaatttgtctcaagatatATTTTATGAGTTTTGCTAACAGAAGCAATCGTTTTCTGTCAAAGGCACAAGACAATAgacattcaaacaatatataacgaTATCATACCCTGTCCGATAACCTACACATCCTCATTAGACATCGGCTACAGCCAGATAGCTACACGCGCTACTATATCGCGTTGAGAAAATACCGTGACGCATCACTCAAGCGTAACGAGAGAACTGTGTAACATAAATGAACAAAGACGAAAAAAGCGTGAGCGAACTATATTAAGTTGACTATGGTTCATCATTGGTCCAGTGTTTGATCACAAATCCCTGCTGGCTCATGCTGTAGAAAGTATAAGAAAAAATTAGTCTGCACAGAAATAGCACACATTTCTTCGCTGGGTTTTTCAGTCTCCCTCTTGTGGTGGAGTCTAGAAGAGTAAATATCTCATAACAGGTATAGAAAGGTCTGCGTTGCTTTTGTAAATAAAGTCCGACAATGGAAGAGGGTTAatgtatgtttgtttgtttgtatgtatgtatgtttatttgtctcgtaatagtgataaataaataaatgaaccattattattatttaagacgagatgcatgcacaagaccatactggtctaaaacacaaatgtgcggcatgcaccctttttgacaaatatgaaacaaaaaacattagattaaataCCGTTATGTATAATATGGTCCAGTTGTGCAAGGTGGGGCAATGGGTCGTTTGGTGTGGTGAAAttggtaagggtggagtatacaaaactgtttatacagaggagtttataagacaagacaatatatataaatagagacaacacaacaccaaataaacatataccggtaccggtaccgtacataacaatgaaatcaaaatttcgGCGCAAATACAAGCAAGCACAGAAGCAATAAGTTTAAGCAATATGTTTGTTTTTTCTGTACCGATACCGCATTTGGATAAATATTACATGTCCTTAAATTTATAGtcataaaaatattgtgaaGAATACTGCGTTACCGTACCTACCGGTATGTGTACCGGATATTTTGTTCTAATATGTTGTGTGCCGGTAACGGTACCTAATTTATACTGGTAGAAGTAAGccagtacggtaccgtatcTTACCCGGTGCATTGATGTCAGAGTGAGGTAATAAAAATTCTACAGTCATATCACTCAAATTCAATGGTAGCACAATTAGCCATTAGGTCGGTTTGCATCAGATATTCAATTCTTTTCTCatctttaaaattttagaaaagcCGAAATTTTTTATGCAGGTGGtcaacatacagacataccaTACAGATATAGCCAACATGTTTTTcagggtctggtatagtttagtaccacttCTGgagggcgtagcataacgaattttgtaTATGTTATTCCCAAACCCCACCTGACtgtgtcattcaaaaattacgtcactacgacgttaCAATcccgtcatagagcttgccaaagtaggTATAGCTACGATGGCCCGGAACGTCATTTGTGCTGCCGATAATAACGAACCCACTAACGCCAGctatctctctcatatcggggtCATTGCGAGAAAACGAGAGACATatcttgctcgatttcgggtgattgtCTGCGCGCTTTGGACGATCATCCGTACACTTTGGAGGGCTTTATCACGCCACCGGGActtcgtagtgacgtaattttttggtgacgtgatcaggtgggggttagaaatgacataatcaaaaattgtggtctggtatagtttggtaccacatgcacttctagtaggcctggctcaacaagttttgcatatgtcattcctaacccccacctgaccacggCACCAAAAAATTACGTTATTTACgccgtcacagtgacgtaataaggcTCGCTCGAAATCAAGCAAGCTAgtctatttctctcgttttctggTCGCAATGATCCCGATATGAGAAAGATAACTATTAGTGAGTTCGTTATCAGCGGCGCAAATGCCATTTCGGGTGATTGTAGCTATACTTTGACAAGCTCCATGAAGTGATTGTGGAGtcgtagtgatgtaatttttggatggcatactCCGGTAGAGGTTAGGATATGCAAAATTCTTTATgatacgcccactggaagtattTGCGGtgctaaactatactagacccaaaaattgttgagccaggccaactggAAGTGCATGTGGTAGGCTACTAAACTATACCTGACCCGATTTTCAATCAACAGCTACGTACCTATTTTTTCATTTAGCccaatttttatgaatgatAATTTAGCAATTTTGTTTACTTGAGTGATCAACATGCACCATCATTGGCTATCGGTACCTCATGTTTACTGTAACACGATTCATTTTAGTATCGATAATTATCAAAGCCACCTGACTGCTACTACAGTACTATGTCCCCCAAAAATGCTGAAatgacatagccattttattaTAGTATTAGGGATACAGCCATTTTATAACTACCCCCACTGGAATGAATATTCAGTAGTTAATATATCGAACTGTAATTTGATCGGTGACAAAGAATCTAAACCTGTAAACTGAATGCCATTTTTGTTTCCATGTGGGATTGCTATATTGATAGTTAGTGATTTGAACTGCTACTGGATCTCTATTCTTCTCATTAACATTACATATGAATCATGAAAGTATGCGATATTTCCAAATCTTACCATGTTTATATCCTATTCCTTATTAGTATTTTGAAGAATTGAAGTTGTGGATATAAATTCAAATCTGAAAATGACTAATCCAGTTGGACCTTTGAACATGAGAGCTGACTGGGATCAAGTTGGTTCATCAGAACGGGAAAAGAAGCTTGTTGTAAACAATGTTCTTACGTTTATGTCGAACAAGATTCATGAAATTCAACGTGGAAAACTGATAGACATAATAATGAAACATAATTTGTTTACTGATGAAATGATAAGACAAGCTAGAATAGTTCTCTGGGCTCATTGTGCACCAGAGTCATGCGGATTTAACAGAGAAGGCCTTCAAGTACGGAGggacaatattgaaaatatgttcaatCTTTTGTCTTTACTGAGCACAACAAGAATGAATGTCAAGTTCGTAGCAGATGATATTAATGTTTTTCCAGCGATACCACATGATGAAATGAATGATGTTGATATATCGTCACTTTTTGACTCCATCGCTGGTCTGCAGGCTGACTTGTCATCAGTTGTATCAACATTATTACCAATGcaggaaaaaatatttgagcTAGGAAGAAAAGTTACAAGcgtgaaaaaaaattgtgcaaaaAAGGCTATGACAAGTTGTTCTGAACTCTATCAAGATGACAGTGATACATCAAGACTAGATAAAACTAATACTTCATTATCGTGTGATTCTCCATCAGATGCGTCTGTCAACAGTTTGATCATGCAAACTGAGATCCCCCAAACCCCCGATGTTCTTCCCAATCCTCCAGATGTTTTACTCTCACCCCCTCCTATGATCCCATTGAATATGAGTGATATGATTTTACCCACAATGGTCAATAAAGAACATGCTCAAACCTTCGCTAAAGTGAAGCGACCAAAATCTACCATGATACCATGGCAAAATAATGCAAGGAGTTCTAAGTCAAAATTATACTCAAATTTGCCCAGTAAGGTGAGTACTGATGTTTTTGTTATTACCTTCTTTTACTCTGCTTGCAATTTTAATCCTAGATTTAAATTTATGCAGCTGAAGGGCATAGCTAAAACCACTGACAACGCGATATCATGCGCTAACTGCAATACCACGAGGACGACACTTTGGAGACGAAGTGCAAAAGGAGATCTTGTTTGCAATGCATGTGGATTATACTTCAGACTACATGGGGTGAGAATAGTTCTATTAATGCCAAATTTTATTGTTGTGTGTAAAATATTTGTAGTATATTCTTTTACTTTATTCTCAAATAAAAGTCAAAccaatttagtaccagaggtcATGGTTGAAAATATagcaaatttttattatcagcTGCGGTTtgagatgaaaatatttattctcTTCTCATCATGTCTCAAGATGGATGATTTCAAATACTAGCTGAAAAATTAATCAATTGAAATAAACAGACAATAAAGAGGCAAACGAAACAAGCATTCTCTCACACTTTCGTATTCGTATGGTTCTATCATCTTAGGTTCCTCGTCCTCTTGCtatgaagaaaaatggattACAAACTAGAACAAGGAAGGAgaagaaaaatagaaaaagcTCGACACCTCAGCACAACAAAGCATCAAGTACAAGTCCAGGATCTCTGAAAAACAGCACACCGATTATTGGTATATAGCAAGAGTGAATGATATTGTATCATGTTTTTGTGCTTGTTTTCGATGAAATTTCCAATATAAGTTTGGTATCCACAGCTAAATAATTTCTTAGCTGGAAAAGAGTTGAAACGTAGGCTTTATTATAAAAGAGTGCCTTGGCTTTGATCTCCAGATCAAATAATCCACAGCTAAATAATTATTTTAGCTGGAAAAGAGTTGAAACGTAGGCTTTATTACAAAAAAGTGCCTTGACTTTGATCTTCAGATCAAATTAACCTTGTATGAATGCCAGTCTATTTGAAAAAGTTAgcggcagtggttctcaaccattTTTGTTGAATTCCTCCTTTTGCCTATTCTGAAACTCCCAGAATCTCCCTCCCTATGCctaaaactactttattttttcaaatgttgatGGACTTTGCTTGTGTTATTTGCAAGTCGCACTCGCATTTTTGTGCAGTTCATAATGTGTTCATGAAGTATTAtggtaataaaaaaaagaagattAGTAATATACAGCGAATACGAAGGAAAATACCGCCCTTGAAATGGCAAAATTCGTCCCAAGTTTGAAAACGTTGATTTGAGGTCATTTGACTTTCAACACTTTGGTCAAGAGTTTGACTTGATGGCAGCATcacatcaatatatatataaacgtgAAAACTAGGTGATCTATCATTTCCATTGTTCACCTATtcgttattttaaaatacttctTTTGTTTTCTATCTGCATGTGAAAAATTCTAGTATGCAATCTTTGGATTCAGTCCATATTTTCTGATTTATCTATCATTTTGGTTCCATTTGTTGAATATATGATCATTCAACTAAATGGCTGTTGAGGTTGTACAAGCAGAAAGCTTTACTCTGTATTTAATCTTGTTCAGATTCATCAGCGAGAAGAAATCTTGAAGAATTTCCATCTATGATCGCTTGGAGCAAAACTGTCCATCAACTTTATGGACTTGATACAAGTATGTCGTCACTTCCATCTACAACTGAAAGTGCATCGATGTCTTTGCCACAAACCACTTCATCTCCAGCTCTAAGTTCTGCTGTTAGTTCGACTACTTTAAATCCACATGCGGTTGTTTTGAAATCAGAAACAGATGATCAGTTTTAGGTTTGGCTGCTTTTCGATGGAGGATTTTATTCACTTTCACTTTTTATCCATACGTTATGTGAATATGGTATATGCCTGCTGTGAAAATTTGCTTCAAATTTGTTTCCAATATAAGCCTATTAAAGTCCAGGCAGGGAAATTAAAGTACCTATCTTAGTCAGACTCTGATGAtcagtttttttaaattgtctGCACTTCCAAATAGAGATTTTTTTACTTATAATTCTGTGCACATCCTTGGTGTGAatacaatattcaatatatatgtcatatgAGTCAGTGCGCTATTTACAAGCCCTTTTTAATTGAGTGAATCCAGTATTTTGGTGATACTTTATTTAGGAATATGTAAGGGGGTAATTGCTAACTGAGCTGATAGACCCATTAGGGATATCTTCATGGGAAACACtttattgatattatattaTGAAGGTAGTGGGAAATATTATTCAGCGATATAGAACTTATAGTATTGGGTGTTTGGATCCTAGTTAAAATCGTTACATTAGTCTTTTACTGATACCGGTGTaagcaaattattcgaattgcGTATGGACTCAAATACTATCGTTCATTTTTAGTCAATTGACAATCAAACAACGATTTTAGATAAAAAGAATAGCGCTATTCGGGGAGACTTTCACTTGTGAACGTTTTATTGTTAACACGCCACTTAAAATAAAAGCTCTTCAAATGCCTTAATTATTATTAGGGTTATTCGGCGATTTAAGTATTCGTAATAGCTTTTCATcactatttttatt encodes:
- the LOC120346324 gene encoding uncharacterized protein LOC120346324; translated protein: MTNPVGPLNMRADWDQVGSSEREKKLVVNNVLTFMSNKIHEIQRGKLIDIIMKHNLFTDEMIRQARIVLWAHCAPESCGFNREGLQVRRDNIENMFNLLSLLSTTRMNVKFVADDINVFPAIPHDEMNDVDISSLFDSIAGLQADLSSVVSTLLPMQEKIFELGRKVTSVKKNCAKKAMTSCSELYQDDSDTSRLDKTNTSLSCDSPSDASVNSLIMQTEIPQTPDVLPNPPDVLLSPPPMIPLNMSDMILPTMVNKEHAQTFAKVKRPKSTMIPWQNNARSSKSKLYSNLPSKLKGIAKTTDNAISCANCNTTRTTLWRRSAKGDLVCNACGLYFRLHGVPRPLAMKKNGLQTRTRKEKKNRKSSTPQHNKASSTSPGSLKNSTPIIDSSARRNLEEFPSMIAWSKTVHQLYGLDTSMSSLPSTTESASMSLPQTTSSPALSSAVSSTTLNPHAVVLKSETDDQF